The window AAAATAGTTTTAGGGGGAAGAGGAACTTTTCTTGTCTGATTGTCAATTACATATGTATATTCAGTACTATTGTTGAATTTAAAATCAATAAATTGTTTAAATTGTGGATTCAATAGATACATAGCTTGGCTGGTAATAGTAATAAAGCACACTGTAAATATTCCTATTATGATTATTTTTTTATATTTAGGAAAAAAATAAATCAATAAAACAATAAATATAACAATGATGAACGTAATAGTTACTAATAATCTAATACTCAAAAATCTCACCTCAATTAATTAAAATTTGCTATTGAAAAACTCGCTAAGCTTTGATTAACAAATTTGTCGTAATCAATATATCTGTTACCATCAACCCAGCCATCATATACTTTAAGAAATTTTTTGGTTTGGCCATTTTTTTCAAACTCACTATAACCTACAACTGTTACTGTATGATTTTCATAATATCCAGATGCAATATTAAGTAATAAAGGCCTTCCTGCATCAATCTCAGTTCTTACAGTATCAAAATTCCAAATATAGATACTTCGGCCTTTACCTTCATATCCATATTTTTCGATAGCATCATTTAGAACATTATTAATTTTTGTTGGGCCTAAGCCATCTTCATCAGAATATCCATATCTTTCTGCAATAGTCTTAAGGTCATTATACAGAGTCATATTGTCTGGTATATTGCTTTTTCCATTTATGTTCCTATGATATGCAAATATTCTTGTGATAGCAGTTAAAGTACAATTATTCGCGTTACGCTGAAAACGATTCATTACAAATCTAGGAACATTTGGTTCAAGTGTTCCCCATCTTTTAGATGACCAACCATTTTGATATTTGTCATTCACATATGCAAAAGAGTCGTAAATACCTCCATACCCATTTTGACCGTTAATTTGTCCTGCTGTTAAGCCTGTAGGATCCACAAACTTCAACGGATTATTCTCACAATAAACATACCAGTTTAATCCGCTCTTAGCCGGGTCCTCACTGATAAACCTGCCGAGCTTGGGGTCGTAATACCGGTTTCTTAAGTAGATAAACCCTGTTTCATTATCGATATACTCCCCGCAGTAGCGGTAAGGGTTATCCTGGGAACCAGAGTGCGACCACTGTTCGCCAAATGCAAAGTATCTATATCCGGCATCCTTTGTGCCGTTTGTATTC is drawn from Congzhengia minquanensis and contains these coding sequences:
- a CDS encoding RHS repeat-associated core domain-containing protein gives rise to the protein MTTDRSQIIADKENKREKGAYTYDPEGFRSSKTAGGATTRFYWDRGYTINESDGTNFTARNTIGIGGIIARKTSAATTYLAKDIHGDTAYTLNTNGTKDAGYRYFAFGEQWSHSGSQDNPYRYCGEYIDNETGFIYLRNRYYDPKLGRFISEDPAKSGLNWYVYCENNPLKFVDPTGLTAGQINGQNGYGGIYDSFAYVNDKYQNGWSSKRWGTLEPNVPRFVMNRFQRNANNCTLTAITRIFAYHRNINGKSNIPDNMTLYNDLKTIAERYGYSDEDGLGPTKINNVLNDAIEKYGYEGKGRSIYIWNFDTVRTEIDAGRPLLLNIASGYYENHTVTVVGYSEFEKNGQTKKFLKVYDGWVDGNRYIDYDKFVNQSLASFSIANFN